A genomic stretch from Hemicordylus capensis ecotype Gifberg chromosome 5, rHemCap1.1.pri, whole genome shotgun sequence includes:
- the MRPS33 gene encoding 28S ribosomal protein S33, mitochondrial, which produces MSSTLSNYAIRMARLSARIFGEVARPTDTLSMKVVKLLSEPPLAKRKEVYDWYPPHNTYYGLMRKLRFYGLYRDEHEDFKEEMKRLKKLRGKGPPKKGQGKRALKKK; this is translated from the exons ATGTCATCCACGCTTTCCAATTATGCCATCCGAATGGCTCGCTTGAGCGCACGGATATTTGGAGAAGTTGCTCGGCCAACTGATACATTATCCATGAAAGTCGTGAAACTGTTAAGTGAGCCCCCCCTGGCAAAGCGGAAGGAAGTTTATGATTGGTATCCTCCCCACAATACCTACTATGGCCTCATGAGGAAGCTTCGTTTCTACGGCCTCTACAG GGATGAACATGAAGATTTCAAAGAGGAGATGAAACGACTAAAAAAGCTACGTGGGAAAGGACCTCCCAAGAAAGGACAAGGAAAGAGAGCTTTGAAAAAGAAATAG